The nucleotide sequence TTGACCGCACTGGGGCCGTCGTTCCACCAGCAGGTCCGGACATTGGCTCCCGCTGCCGCGGCGGAGCTCTTCCGGTCGGTGGCGCAGCTGCCGCAGGGCTCGGACGAGCGGGGCGATCGGGCGGTCATCACCGAAATCACCCGGATGTGTTATCAATTGCCGCTCGCGATCTGCATCGTCGCGTCGCGGTTCCGCGACAACCCCGTCCGGCGGCTGGAAGACGTCGCCGCCCGGCTGGCCGACGAGGCCGCGCGTCCACGCGAATTCGACGACGGGGAGCGCAGCATCACCGCCGTTTTCGCGGCTTCCTGCGCGACGCTGTCCGACGGCCAGCAGGCCATGCTCGCCATGACGGCCCTGCACCCCGGGCCGCGGATCGACGCCTACGCGGCCGGCGCACTGGCCGGAATCGCCCCGGCCGCGGCTGAAGAGCTGCTCGACGGGCTGATCCGATCCGGGATGCTCGAATGGCATTCCCACAACGCCTACCGCCTGCACGACATGCTGCGGGACCACCTGCGGCGCCCAGAGACCGGAATCCTGTCCGAGGGCGAGGCCGTCGCGGGCCGCCGCCGGCTGTTCGAATACTTCCTGCACACCGCGGCCGCGGCCAACAAACGGGCGAACGAACACCGCTACCGGATCCCGCTGGATCCGCCGTCGGCGCCGGTGACCAGCCCGCTCTTCCCGGATCCCGAGGCGGGGAAGAAGTGGCTGGACCTGGAGGCCGACAACTTCCTGCCGCTGCTGCAGGAGATGGCCGGCCACGGTCACGACGTCGAGTGCTGGAAGTTCGCCTACAACCTTCGCGAGTACTTCTACGCCACGAAGCAGTGGGAACTGATGATCGCGTGCTTCGAGAAGGCACACGAGTCGGCGGTCCGCACGGAGGACCACAAGGCCATGGGCGTCACGCTGAACGGCTGCGGCTTGGCGCGCGGCCAGCTCGGTGAGCGGGACGCGGCGATGGACCTCTACGAGCGGGCGCGCGCCGAGTTCGTCGCCGCCGAAGACCGGCACGGTGAGATGAACGTCGTGGCCAACCACGCGTGGCTCGCCTTCGAAAGCGGAGACTGTCAGTCCGCTGCCGAACTGGCCGGTACGGCGTGGCGGTTCTACTGCGACGTGCACCAGCGGTTCAACGCCGCGATCGCGCTGGACCTGATCGCTCGCTGCCAGCTGCGGCTCGGGTTGCTGGCGGAAGCCGAACAGCGGTTCCGGGAAGCCCTCGACGAGTTCGTCGACCTCGGGTTCCGCGACGGCGATGTCGCCCAGCTGCTGTCCTACCTCGGCGAGACGGAACTGAAGCTCGGCAAGGTGGCCATCGCGGGCGACCGCTACCGCAAGGCCGTGGAGCGCGCCCGTTACGGCGGGGCCACCCGGGAAGAGGCCGTGGCGTTCGAGGGCCTGAGCGTGGTGGCCGCCGCGATCGGCGACGTGGTGGACGCGGCGGCCCATCGCGCGGCGGCCATCGCGCTGTACGAGGAGGCCGGGGCGACCGCCGAAGTGGAGCGCCTGCGGGCGGAAGGTCCCGTCCAGGCTCCTGCGGACCAGGCGGCGGTCCAGCCCGACGGCGGCCGCGAACGCGTCCGGACCTCCTCACGCCGCCGGCTGCGCGTGCTCGCCGTGAACACCGAATGGGAATCGCGCAACGGCGGCTTGAGCACGTTCAACCGCGAGCTGTGCCGGGCCTTGGCGGCCGAGGACGTCGAGGTGTACTGCTCGATCCCCTTCGCCTCCGAGGAGGAACGCCGGGACGCTGCGGCGACGGGGGTCATCCTGGTGCATCCGCCGGCCGCGCTCGACCGTCCGGAGAAGGCTTTGTCCCGGCCACCATTGCTCCTCGACGGCGTGGTGCCGGACATCGTGATCGGGCACGGCCGCAAGACCGGCGAGCCGGCCTTGTGGCTGGTCGAGGACCACTACCGCGACGCGAAGCTGTTGCACTTCTTCCACGTGATCGCCGACCGCGTCGAACTCGAAAAGGAATACGAGCCGGACGAGGACCCCGCCGAGGAAGCCGAAAAGCGCTTCCGGGCCGAGTTCGCCATCGCGAGC is from Amycolatopsis mediterranei and encodes:
- a CDS encoding helix-turn-helix domain-containing protein; the encoded protein is MGEEWEPFGSKIRELRLRAGLSTKALGDLIHYSKAQVSRVEQGQSPPTTTFAAACDRVFGTGDELAKVAARRAVGDRRMTAEPKFDLPAGPSRLIGRDAEVEALTDHLKEVGGRQAAQVCVLHGLPGVGKTSIALWVADALRDDYPDGRLYLDMQGYHPDSKPVSEEEALDRILRRLGVPGELVPRNTDDRAALLRQKLVNRRVLLILDSVKGARELARLLPPNGRSAVIVTSRQPLTALGPSFHQQVRTLAPAAAAELFRSVAQLPQGSDERGDRAVITEITRMCYQLPLAICIVASRFRDNPVRRLEDVAARLADEAARPREFDDGERSITAVFAASCATLSDGQQAMLAMTALHPGPRIDAYAAGALAGIAPAAAEELLDGLIRSGMLEWHSHNAYRLHDMLRDHLRRPETGILSEGEAVAGRRRLFEYFLHTAAAANKRANEHRYRIPLDPPSAPVTSPLFPDPEAGKKWLDLEADNFLPLLQEMAGHGHDVECWKFAYNLREYFYATKQWELMIACFEKAHESAVRTEDHKAMGVTLNGCGLARGQLGERDAAMDLYERARAEFVAAEDRHGEMNVVANHAWLAFESGDCQSAAELAGTAWRFYCDVHQRFNAAIALDLIARCQLRLGLLAEAEQRFREALDEFVDLGFRDGDVAQLLSYLGETELKLGKVAIAGDRYRKAVERARYGGATREEAVAFEGLSVVAAAIGDVVDAAAHRAAAIALYEEAGATAEVERLRAEGPVQAPADQAAVQPDGGRERVRTSSRRRLRVLAVNTEWESRNGGLSTFNRELCRALAAEDVEVYCSIPFASEEERRDAAATGVILVHPPAALDRPEKALSRPPLLLDGVVPDIVIGHGRKTGEPALWLVEDHYRDAKLLHFFHVIADRVELEKEYEPDEDPAEEAEKRFRAEFAIASKAHLAVGVGPVLHHYLRDRLHGTVNTASLRLDPGFDAVEPPAELPPPSDTVRVLLVGRLTRREAKLKGVDLLARALGHACRQRGSRDPEVELVLRGVEAKEGKPLADAVRSWAESPSLRVVPRPYSPSVSTLAQDLRQASVVVMPSRTEGFGLVGLEAITAGVPAIVSNRSGLGALLEEERGELSVELTSRVLPVDDDERVDTLRWGDALAAVLNNPKPAFATARALREEMSAKRTWAMAAKKLVESMHSLVRFTP